From Antedon mediterranea chromosome 9, ecAntMedi1.1, whole genome shotgun sequence, a single genomic window includes:
- the LOC140058767 gene encoding galactosylceramide sulfotransferase-like isoform X2 — MATKKTSETKESPCLGHMDDVYVNHHPDTLSTQTRNNDRVNTVIPRPTAKREYCNESRNIVFVKTHKTASTTLASILQRFGYTRNLLFTLGKRGHVLSSTHLFNRKMIPSLPPNVKLFNKSLTGYNLLTNHVRYNRPEMDAVVQNAKYITIIREPSAHFESCFGYFEMAKRLKLTNFSNPIEMFMKTPSRFLAKKFYMWQRAKNGQLYDLGLDHEHHDDFFTVKYKIKQLDSEFDLMLLSEYFDESLILLKKLMCWSFDDILYISNGIRSHSHRYVINDQLRTRIRKWSSADVMMYNHFNKTLWRKVKEYGETFNADLAEFRQREHQAIQKCIDEQRTNKRDRREEKFVLKRNMTGSVFCENLLRGDVQYTGLIRRFMQKQGLHPTSPPVKDNVPREKASRGTKSKKSLPKNQKVVNKTETKSKVNKVNKKS; from the exons ATGGCCACGAAGAAAACCTCGGAAACAAAGGAAAGTCCTTGTCTTGGACATATGG atgATGTTTACGTGAACCACCATCCAGACACGTTATCTACACAAACGAGGAATAACGATCGAGTCAACACGGTTATACCCAGGCCTACAGCAAAACGTGAATATTGCAACGAATCACGAAATATTGTATTTGTTAAAACTCATAAGACAGCCAGTACAACGCTAGCATCGATTTTACAAAGATTTGGTTACACAAGAAATTTGCTATTTACACTTGGAAAACGTGGTCACGTGTTGTCGAGTACACACTTGTTCAATCGCAAAATGATACCGTCTCTTCCGCCAAACGTAAAGCTCTTCAATAAATCTCTAACCGGCTATAACCTACTCACTAATCACGTGAGATACAACCGGCCAGAAATGGATGCTGTCGTTCAAAATGCAAAGTATATTACGATTATTCGGGAACCTTCTGCGCACTTTGAGTCTTGTTTTGGATATTTTGAAATGGCGAAACGGTTAAAATTAACGAACTTTAGTAACCCGATTGAAATGTTCATGAAAACACCAAGTAGGTTCTTGGCAAAGAAGTTCTATATGTGGCAGAGAGCCAAAAATGGTCAATTGTATGACTTAGGCTTGGATCACGAACATCACGACGACTTCTTTACAGTCAAGtacaaaatcaaacaattagACTCGGAATTCGATTTAATGTTATTGTCTGAATACTTTGACGAATCATTGATATTACTGAAAAAGTTGATGTGTTGGAGTTTTgatgatattttgtatatttcgaACGGAATACGAAGTCATAGTCATCGTTACGTCATCAACGATCAACTGCGTACTCGAATACGTAAGTGGAGCAGCGCTGACGTCATGATGTACAAccatttcaacaaaacattgTGGAGGAAAGTTAAAGAATATGGAGAGACTTTTAATGCTGATCTTGCTGAATTTCGGCAAAGAGAACACCAGGCTATACAGAAATGTATTGACGAACAGCGGACGAATAAACGGGATAGAAGGGAGGAAAAGTTtgttttgaaaagaaatatgaCTGGTTCTGTTTTCTGTGAAAATTTACTAAGAGGCGATGTCCAGTACACCGGCTTGATTAGACGTTTTATGCAGAAACAAGGATTGCATCCGACGTCTCCTCCAGTCAAGGACAATGTGCCTAGAGAAAAGGCATCTCGAGGAACAAAATCTAAAAAGTCTTTACCGAAAAACCAAAAAGttgtaaataaaacagaaaCCAAATCAAAAGTGAATAAAGTGAATAAAAAATCTTAG
- the LOC140058767 gene encoding galactosylceramide sulfotransferase-like isoform X1, which produces MARGVLVHRSKDTIFTTLLFVCLVSLLCLFSLQSSVLNGHEENLGNKGKSLSWTYGDDVYVNHHPDTLSTQTRNNDRVNTVIPRPTAKREYCNESRNIVFVKTHKTASTTLASILQRFGYTRNLLFTLGKRGHVLSSTHLFNRKMIPSLPPNVKLFNKSLTGYNLLTNHVRYNRPEMDAVVQNAKYITIIREPSAHFESCFGYFEMAKRLKLTNFSNPIEMFMKTPSRFLAKKFYMWQRAKNGQLYDLGLDHEHHDDFFTVKYKIKQLDSEFDLMLLSEYFDESLILLKKLMCWSFDDILYISNGIRSHSHRYVINDQLRTRIRKWSSADVMMYNHFNKTLWRKVKEYGETFNADLAEFRQREHQAIQKCIDEQRTNKRDRREEKFVLKRNMTGSVFCENLLRGDVQYTGLIRRFMQKQGLHPTSPPVKDNVPREKASRGTKSKKSLPKNQKVVNKTETKSKVNKVNKKS; this is translated from the exons ATGGCGCGAGGTGTGTTGGTTCATCGATCAAAAGATACTATTTTTACGACATTACTGTTCGTCTGTTTAGTGAGTCTTCTATGCTTGTTTTCATTACAAAGTAGCGTTCTAAATGGCCACGAAGAAAACCTCGGAAACAAAGGAAAGTCCTTGTCTTGGACATATGG agatgATGTTTACGTGAACCACCATCCAGACACGTTATCTACACAAACGAGGAATAACGATCGAGTCAACACGGTTATACCCAGGCCTACAGCAAAACGTGAATATTGCAACGAATCACGAAATATTGTATTTGTTAAAACTCATAAGACAGCCAGTACAACGCTAGCATCGATTTTACAAAGATTTGGTTACACAAGAAATTTGCTATTTACACTTGGAAAACGTGGTCACGTGTTGTCGAGTACACACTTGTTCAATCGCAAAATGATACCGTCTCTTCCGCCAAACGTAAAGCTCTTCAATAAATCTCTAACCGGCTATAACCTACTCACTAATCACGTGAGATACAACCGGCCAGAAATGGATGCTGTCGTTCAAAATGCAAAGTATATTACGATTATTCGGGAACCTTCTGCGCACTTTGAGTCTTGTTTTGGATATTTTGAAATGGCGAAACGGTTAAAATTAACGAACTTTAGTAACCCGATTGAAATGTTCATGAAAACACCAAGTAGGTTCTTGGCAAAGAAGTTCTATATGTGGCAGAGAGCCAAAAATGGTCAATTGTATGACTTAGGCTTGGATCACGAACATCACGACGACTTCTTTACAGTCAAGtacaaaatcaaacaattagACTCGGAATTCGATTTAATGTTATTGTCTGAATACTTTGACGAATCATTGATATTACTGAAAAAGTTGATGTGTTGGAGTTTTgatgatattttgtatatttcgaACGGAATACGAAGTCATAGTCATCGTTACGTCATCAACGATCAACTGCGTACTCGAATACGTAAGTGGAGCAGCGCTGACGTCATGATGTACAAccatttcaacaaaacattgTGGAGGAAAGTTAAAGAATATGGAGAGACTTTTAATGCTGATCTTGCTGAATTTCGGCAAAGAGAACACCAGGCTATACAGAAATGTATTGACGAACAGCGGACGAATAAACGGGATAGAAGGGAGGAAAAGTTtgttttgaaaagaaatatgaCTGGTTCTGTTTTCTGTGAAAATTTACTAAGAGGCGATGTCCAGTACACCGGCTTGATTAGACGTTTTATGCAGAAACAAGGATTGCATCCGACGTCTCCTCCAGTCAAGGACAATGTGCCTAGAGAAAAGGCATCTCGAGGAACAAAATCTAAAAAGTCTTTACCGAAAAACCAAAAAGttgtaaataaaacagaaaCCAAATCAAAAGTGAATAAAGTGAATAAAAAATCTTAG
- the LOC140059074 gene encoding G-protein coupled receptor GRL101-like — translation MSLSRNQITIIPANVFDGLTSLTELYLYDNAITTIEQGAFSAFASSLLKLRIEGNGLKNYKDSTFEILINLNELESDFPRICCLVGDIEICKPTDTFASCKDLLKREVLRVLMFLIGISSVIGNVIVIISRCYEKDDNSGNINSSAKKVQNTLITNLAVSDLLMAIYLIIIASADVHYRGRYWVVAKDWKDSFLCSFSGAVSTLSGEFSVFTLMVMSVDRAVNIVNPFSTRRLNRKYCRILIGFAWLVFFVLSFLPVVHKLNFIDIPYFGDNYYGKQSVCLALPLTRSRWPGWEYAVAIFVVFNGIGFIVIAVSYATIFFSVQRSGATVCRRRKRKEQLKMARKLGIIVFTDFCCWFPIILMSFCSEMGWWDIPEEIYVWAATFIIPINSSVNPYLFTIVYMCTCKHK, via the exons ATATTTATATGATAACGCTATAACTACCATAGAGCAAGGTGCATTTTCTGCGTTTGCTTCGTCACTGTTAAAACT GAGGATAGAAGGCAACggattaaaaaattacaaagaTAGTACTTTTGAAATCTTGATCAACTTAAACGAATT GGAATCGGATTTTCCTCGCATATGCTGCCTTGTTGGTGACATTGAAATCTGCAAGCCGACCGATACCTTTGCTTCATGCAAAGACTTACTAAAACGAGAAGTATTACGAGTGTTGATGTTCCTTATTGGGATATCATCCGTCATCGGAAatgtaatagtaataatttcaAGATGTTATGAAAAGGATGACAACAGCGGTAATATCAACAGCAGTGCGAAAAAAGTTCAAAACACACTGATCACCAACCTTGCCGTGTCCGACCTGTTAATggctatttatttaataataattgcaaGTGCGGATGTTCACTACAGAGGACGATACTGGGTAGTTGCAAAGGATTGGAAGGACAGCTTCCTGTGTAGCTTTTCCGGGGCTGTTTCTACTCTTTCGGGTGAATTTTCGGTGTTTACTTTAATGGTTATGAGCGTTGATCGCGCTGTTAACATCGTAAACCCATTTAGCACCAGACGTCTCAACCGCAAATACTGCAGAATTCTCATCGGATTCGCTTGGCTGGTTTTCTTTGTGCTTAGTTTTCTACCAGTTGTGCACAAACTAAACTTCATCGACATACCGTATTTCGGCGACAATTACTATGGAAAGCAAAGCGTATGTCTTGCACTTCCGCTAACCAGAAGCCGATGGCCAGGATGGGAGTACGCCGTTGccatatttgttgtgtttaatGGAATAGGTTTTATCGTCATCGCTGTGAGTTATGCCACCATTTTCTTCTCAGTTCAGAGGTCAGGAGCCACCGTCTGTAGAAGACGAAAACGAAAGGAGCAATTGAAAATGGCGCGGAAATTAGGAATCATTGTCTTTACCGATTTCTGTTGCTGGTTCCCGATAATCCTAATGAGTTTCTGTTCAGAAATGGGGTGGTGGGATATTCCTGAGGAAATTTACGTGTGGGCAGCCACGTTTATTATACCGATAAACTCGTCGGTCAACCCTTATCTTTTCACAATTGTCTATATGTGCACATGTAAACATAAGTAA